The sequence TTTGTAGAATCCCATTTTGGAAATATGTGAGAGCAAACACCAATAAACAGTCAAACTAACGTTTAACAGAGCAGTTCCTGACGAGCCCAATCCGCAGCCATTTTCCACTTTCAACCCCAGCAGGAAGATCGAGGAATCTGCACACTGCTGTCTAATAAAATGTTTTGAATCCATTTTGGAAATACGTGAGAGCAAATGCCCCAATAAAAAGAACAGTGGAAGAAACGTCTATCAAAAGCAGTTCCTGAAAAAGCCCGCTTCTGCTGTCtaataaaatttgttgaattCCATTTTTGGAAATACGCGAGAGTCCAGTGAAATAAACGTCTAGCAAGTTCCTGATGAGCCCAATCTGCCCAATTAATCTGGCCGAAGCTCTCGCCGGGACAGTTCCGCGGCCtcggaaaataaaatttcccgGAGGCGGCCGGGCAAACGGGAAAACCGAGGGAATTGCGCCGGAGAAATGAGGCCCGCGGTAAACGGGCAACTCCCGCGTTTCCATATTTCAAGGGTGCGTCCGTGTTTCGACGAGCAGAACCGTGCAAAGTCATTCCGAGGCGGTTTCACCGGCGCAATAAAAGGGGGCCAGCAATAAAGACCAGTGACGCGGACTAgctgaaaaaaaaaacgaaagaatTCTATTTTTCTGCTCCAGGGCAGTTATCGCCCTTCCCCCTACAACACCCCCTGCGACCAGGATGTCTCGGTGGTTGTACACCTTCCTGTGGGACAGTTGACGGACGCGCGGGCAATTTGATTttctctgctctctctctctcctccctccTGCGATCGCGTTCTCTGTGCGGGGAATAGaatttttcgacagaaaattcaTTTCTCTCTAGATTGTGCCTTCGTAGAACGGATCTTATTGTTCGACTGTTGTTTTGTACATTTTCTGCAAGCTTGATAGCAGCTCCAACCCCGTACAaggaaaatgtttaatataatttaatgtagTGACTGATTTCATATTTTCTGAAGAAATTTTTCGCACTGCTTATCGATTGTCTTAATACAAACTGattaatttatgaaaaaaataataattggacCACTCGCTTGccattttattattatcaatgTGGTTTtgagaatattatttttaatttatttgtttaaGAATATTAAGAGTATTATTAATGTGGTGACTGATTTCATATTtcaggaaaaatttctttttacaatcCTTGGAATTATACAATATATGGGAACtagatattttatattaaatattgatttataaaaatattaaatattaatacaatATAAAGGAACTAAAATGTATGGAACGTAATTTTCATTGGTCATCGAAGACTACTCAAGTCTAATACAAgtgaaagaaataataattggatTACTGAAGCCACGTCGCAACTATTAAACAGTGAAAATTTGAGTATTATTTCGCCAGCATTGCTACCTCCGCTCGAAATAAAGTACCAGGAAGAGTCCACAGTTAAAACTCGGTGAAATAGAACGTTGACGCTCGTTAACGGAGAGGAGAGGCGACGATCTATCCACATTTTTCGCATTCTGCGTGCAACAGACAAGGTAACCCGAAACGTGGCagtaaagaaaaagaagaggcgCGAGACAGGTCGAACCCCTCGCggcgagaaaataaatttccaaacGAAGGCTGCATTCTTCCTGAATGAAACGAAAGGGAAGACGTATGTGCATTCCTAAAGCCACCATTCGTAATCCAAACAGCCGGGTATTAATAGGCGGGaaagaaaacagtgaaaattttCAGCGACTGGGGTCTGACATTTCTCGAACAGCTGACAGCCTATCCAGAAGTACAGCTTTTTAACTGTACAATTTAATCACTCCCCATCCCCACCTACCATTTTGCAAATCTATAGAAGTAATTTTGGACACAGGGTAGATCAGAAACAATAGCGTCGCGAACCACATGTACACGGTGGATACTcaaaattctaaatttaacACGGAACAGGGTATAGATCCAGAACAATAGCATAAAGCACCATCACGTGTACATCGTGAATACTCAACATCTCCCAATTCGACACAAAACGGGGTACGTCGGGAACAATAGCATCGAGCACCACGTGTTACGGCGAATGCTGCGACGATGACTCGAAATGTCTGGATCCGGCACAAACTTTTATTCCCAATTTCCTATATCAccataaatgaatttttcttcTTAATACTAGAACCAGCGAGCACAAAGTTGCATTTACTTAGATTTCGTATCAGTTTTGTTTAAACGTGTACTTCAATACAGAAGTTCACTAAAAACATTTCTCAGAAGAACACATTTACAATTTTAACATTCCCCAGAGAACAAATCATTTTTCAAGAACTGGAAGACCTACTTAACTGTTTGAAGACCCTAAATCACCacaaattacttttttttcttagtACTAGAACCAGCGAACACAAAGTTGCATTTACTTAGATTTCGTATCAGTTTTGTTTAAACGTGTACTTCAATACAGAAGTTCACTAAAAACATTTCTCAGAAGAACACATTTACAATTTTAACACTTCCCAGATAACAAATCATTTTTCAAGAACTGTAAGACCTACTTAACTGTTTCCTCGAAGACCCTAAATCAccacaaattaatttttcttagcACTAGAACTACCCCGAAgacaaaaattgcatttactTAGATTTCATACCAGTTTCGTCGAAATATGTACTTCAATTGTTCACTGAAAACATTTCTCAGAAAAAACACATTTACCGTTTCAACATTTCCAAAAGAATAAATCAAAAACAAGTGATGTTGACTGATCCGGTAGTTCCAGCGTTAAGAACTCGAAGACCTACTTAACTGTTTCCCCGCACGCAACACGTTGGAACCTCGAAGACCCACTACCCCGATTACTGCGGTCGTTCTAAAAAAGCGATTCTCCGTCTGCCATGGCTGTCAATCGGGTCGAATCGAACCTGGCCGATTCCGCGTCGTAAATACGGGCGGTATGATTGCCGGATGCGTCTGAATCATCGCCGCAGAAAATATCCTCGACCCCGAAGGAAGCGTACAGTCGTGCTAGAGACATCCCCGCTAGAACCTAGACACGGAAGACCGTGCTGACCCGTTCCCAGTTTCGTTTTCACACATGAACTTCGACATGGTCGCCGATCGAGCGGTCGACGGGTGTCTTTCACGACAGTGGCACTGGGAAGCACGTGAACGACACAGTGCTACAAAAAACGGGGTTCCTTGCAAgagaagagaggaagagagagggaggggggtGCAGGCTAGTCACAAGGAAGTACGAGAGACACACACGCGACACACATTCCACTCGAAAGGGCGGAAAAGAGACAGGGAGAAAAAGCGAGAGAGGGACCATCCCGGAGAACAACACAATGCCTTTTTCATCCTCCTTTTACTGGCACCTCACTAACGACCGGGAGCACGCTGTCCAACCTTCTTGCTCACTTTTTTCCCTCGGTTTTTGTCTCCCGACCCGTtggtccctctctttctctctctccctcctcttcaacctttttttttttgctacaCAGCACGGTTCAGAAAGGCAGGAAGCCGTTTCCTTCTCTCGACGTACCTTCTCGttcgtctttttcttttttttccgtcTCTCTTGCCTCCTCTCCCTTTTGCGACCAACGGTGTTGTTCTTTCTCACCGGCACGAGCCTTTCTTTTTTCCTCAGCCCTAGCTCTcctcttccttcttcttcttcttcttcttctcctctcttCGTCTCCTTTTCTTGCGCGTTCGAGTCCTCCTCGCGTCCTCCGATggctcctcttcctcttcctctcgcGGTCCCTTCTTGATGCGGCCACGGCCGTGCGGAATTCGAACCGGGGTTCGATTTGGCGGCACCCGGTTTGAGCTGGTCGGCATAACTGCGTCCGAGTAGACCAGACCACTCGCTCCCCGACGCGTttcctttctctgtctctcttccgctctctctctccgttacTCTTCGGTAGCtctgctctctttctcttgctaGGCTGTTTCGgagttctccctctctctcgatcATTCTTGATTCAGTTCTCTCTCGCGGCTCGGTAGGCCACGAGAGCTCTGTCCTCCTCACGCCTCCCACTTCTTCAAGCTCCCGGTCTTCCGTCTTTCGCCTCCACCGAGATGTGTTTATCACCGTCTTCGCCCGCTAGCGATGGCTTCGAGATGATTTCCCGGATGCTGAAGAGCCCCCGAACTGCAGACGCGGATTTTTACGGATTTTTCGGTGATGCTGCCGAAAGTCGACGGGATTTACAGAGGTAGAGGAATTCTAGAGAACTTTTAGGAGCAGGTTTCAGCTGCTGTGGTTTCAGAGAACTATGATTCTGAATTTTTAGATGGGAAACAAGATATGTATATCTAGTCGGTTATATGTTTTGTTATGTCAATTTTTAGATTCGAGACTCGCTTTTGACGTAATCTGTAATAAAGTGGTTACGACGTGAGTAACATCGCACCACCTTGAACGTTTATCGCAAAGTAGAAGCAGCGAGTAACGCACAGACACGTAGTCTGAGGTCTGGTCAATAACAGATATGTCGGACAGGGAATACGATCTTCTAGGAACTGGAGTCGCATTTCAGTTTTGGGTTAATTGTTTACTCGTCCGCGTTGAGCAATTACGATcttgaatatttatattgcaaCAGAGACCAGTAAAATGACTATATCGTTTCTTAGAAATGTGGTTCTACATATTTTACGTTCTACTACTCTCTTTGCATTTATTAGAAGCTACTAGCACTGTTTAAAAACAAACTATATTATCAAGTTAGTATAAATTTCGGGAAATCCTACAAATTCGAATTCACTGAGCAACTTTCACAAAATcacgatctagaatatttattCTATAACACAGAGAGAAATAAAATGATACCATTTATCAAAAATACAGCTTGTGGAGTATTCCAAGTGTACAAATTTCGACAAATCCTAATCCACTGAGCAGCTTTCACAAAATCACGATCGAGAATATTTATACTACAACACGGAGACCGGTAAAATTATACTTGTTGCTTAAAAATGGTTCTACACATTTTACATTCTACTActatttacatttattaaaaACAACTAGCActatttaaagaaaaaacaaaCTATATTATCAAGTTAGTATCAATTACGGGAAATCCTACAAATTCGAATCCACTGAGCAAATGTCACAAAATcacgatctagaatatttattCTATAACACAGAGAGAAATAAAATGATACAATTTATCAAAAATACAGCTTGTGGAGTATTCCAAGTGTACAAATTTCGACAAATCCTAATCCACTGAGCAGCTTTCACAAAATCACGATCGAGAATATTTATACTACAACACGGAGAACGGTAAAATCATACTTGTTGCTTAGAAATATGGTTCTACACATTTTACATTCTACTActatttacatttattaaaaACAACTAGCActatttaaagaaaaaacaaaCTATATTATCAAGTTAGTATCAATTACGGGAAATCCTACAAATTCTCGAAACCACTGAGCAACTTTCACAAAATCACGATCTAGAATATTCATTCTATAACACAGAGACAGATAAAATGATACCATTTATCAAAAATACA is a genomic window of Lasioglossum baleicum chromosome 14, iyLasBale1, whole genome shotgun sequence containing:
- the LOC143215772 gene encoding uncharacterized protein LOC143215772, which translates into the protein MIEREGELRNSLAREREQSYRRVTERESGRETEKGNASGSEWSGLLGRSYADQLKPGAAKSNPGSNSARPWPHQEGTARGRGRGAIGGREEDSNAQEKETKRGEEEEEEEGRGELGLRKKERLVPVRKNNTVGRKRERRQERRKKKKKTNEKVRWSSTDQREEFQQSSDKLGDPLLD